DNA sequence from the Pseudomonas fluorescens Q2-87 genome:
GCCGTCAAGGGCGAAGGCCGAAGCGTCGATGCAGAATACTTCGCTGGCACCGAACGCTGCGGCTTGTACGCCCCAGCCACCGATGTAGCTGAACAGGTCCAGGACGCGCTTGCCCTTGGCATACGGTGCCAGGCGTGCGCGGTTCATGCGGTGGTCGTAGAACCAGCCGGTTTTCTGGCCTTCCATGACCGGTGCTTCGAATTTCACGCCGTTCTCTTCCAGGGCAACCCATTCCGGGACGAGGCCGAACACGGTCTCGACGTAGCGGTTCAGGCCTTCGGCGTCGCGGGCGGCGGAGTCGTTCTTGAACAGGATGCCGCTGGGCTTGAGCACCTGGGTCAGGGCGGCGATCACGTCGTCTTTGTGGGCTTCCATGGTGGCGGAGGCGATCTGCACCACAAGAATGTCACCAAAACGGTCGACCACCAGGCCCGGCAGCAAGTCGGAATCGCCGTAGACCAGACGGTAGAAAGGTTTGTCGAACAGCCGCTCGCGCAGGGACAACGCCACGTTGAGGCGATGCACCAACAGGGACTTGTCCAGGGGCAGCTTCACGTCGCGGGACAGCAACCGCGCGCAGATCAGGTTGTTGGGGCTCATCGCGACGATGCCCAACGGCTTGCCGCCGGCGGCTTCGAGGATGGCCTGGTCGCCGGCCTTGAAGCCATGCAGTGGGGTGGCCGCCACATCGATTTCGTTACTGTAGACCCACAGGTGGCCGGCGCGCAGGCGACGGTCGGCGTTGGCTTTGAGGCGCAGGCTAGGCAGGGACATGACGTCGCTCCGGAAAAAAGAGCGGGAGTATAACGCGTTGAAGCCTGCACGGGGCTTGCGGTGGACATGTGGCGAGTGCGCTTGTTTCGCCGGGTGGCAGCGCTCTCGCCACGAGGGGTCAGGCCGAAAGTGCGTTGATCAGCTCGCGATTGAAGGCGGGAATATCATCGGGCTGGCGGCTGCTGATCCAGGTACCGTCCTTGACCACTTCCTGGTCGACCCAGTTCGCGCCCGCGTTGACCAGATCGTCCTTGAGCGTCTTGTAGCTGGTCAGGGTCTTGCCCTTGACCAGGCCGCTGGACACCAGCAACCAACCGCCATGGCAAATCACTGCGATGGGCTTGCCCGCCGCCTCGAAGCCCTTGACCAGTTCCTGGGCGTCGGGGTCGATGCGGATCGTGTCGGAGTTCTGCACGCCGCCGGGCAGCACCACGGCGTCGTATTGGTCGACATTGGCGGCCTTGAAGGTCAGGTCGATAGGGAAGTCGTCGGCCGGCTGGTCATGGTTCCAGCCTTTGACCTGGCCTTCACTGGCCGAAACGATATCCACCTTGACCCCGGCCTGTTCCAGGGCCTGTTTGGGGCCGGTCAGTTCGGCCTGTTCAAAACCGTCGGTCACCAGGATGGCAACACGTTTACTGTTCAGGGAGCCGGGCATGAAAAATCTCCTCAAGCTGAGTGGGTGGGCTGCCGACCTAGCCTCTATGAGGCGTGACTGTCGGCCCTACACAGTCCGAAGCCGGTGCCTGAAGGAAAGTTCCGCCGATCTACCCGGCGGTGTATCGGATCCATCTTTAAGGGTTAGAATCCCCGCCTGCCCCAGAGTGTGTACTCATGTCCAAAGAACTCTCCGCTGAACAGATCCAACAGTCCCTGCAAGGCATCAGCGTGCCGCCCCAGCCGCAGATCATGGTGGATCTGCAGATGGAGCAGTACATGCCCGACCCTGACCTTGAGACCATCGCCAAGCTGATCTCCCAGGATCCAGGCCTGTCCGGTGCCTTGCTCAAGATTGTCAATTCGCCGTATTACGGCCTGCGCAACAAGATCACCTCCATCCAGCGTGCGGTGAACCTGCTGGGCAGCCGGTCGATCATCAACCTGATCAACGCGCAGTCGATCAAGGGCGAATTGCATGACGACGCCATCGTCACCCTGAACCGATTCTGGGACACCGCCCAGGACGTGGCGATGACCTGCCTGACCCTGGCCAAGCGGGTCGGCCTGGAAAATGGTGACGAAGCCTACGCAATGGGCTTGTTCCACGATTGCGGCGTGCCGTTGATGCTCAAGCAGTTTCCCAACTACATGAGCGTGCTGGAGCAGGCCTATGCCAGCGCCAGCGCCGAATGCCGAGTGGTCGACACCGAGAACCGGGTGTTCAACACCAACCATGCGGTGGTCGGCTACTACACCTCCAAATCCTGGCGCCTGCCGGATCACGTCAGCCAGGCCATCGCCAACCACCACAACGCCTTGGCGATCTTCAGCGACGAGTCTTCGCGCAACAACAGCCCGCTGAAAAACCTGCTGGCGATCCTGAAAATGTCCGAGAACATCTGCGCGTCCCACCGGGTGTTGGGCAATCAGGCCGAAGACCACGAGTGGGAATGTGTCGGTGCGCTGGTGCTCGATTACCTTGGTTTGTCGGAATACGACTTCCAGACCCAGAAACAGGAAATCCGCGACCTCGCCTCTCGTTGAGTGCGTTGCTTCGCCTGACCCGAGAACCTCATGCCAGAACTGCCGGAAGTCGAAACCACCCGTCGCGGCATCGCGCCGCACCTTGAAGGGCAACGGGTCAGCCGCGTGGTGGTACGTGACCGCCGCCTGCGCTGGCCTATCCCGGAAGATCTCGATGTGCGGCTCTCGGGCCAGCGCATTGTGCTGGTGGAGCGGCGGGCCAAGTACCTGCTGATCAATGCCGAGGTCGGTACCTTGATCAGTCATTTGGGCATGTCCGGCAACCTGCGGTTGGTGGAGGTCGGTATGCCTGCCGCCAAGCACGAACACGTCGACATCGAGCTGGAATCCGGCCTGGCCTTGCGCTACACCGACCCGCGGCGCTTCGGGGCGATGCTCTGGAGCCTCGATCCGCTCAATCATGAGTTGCTGATTCGCCTCGGGCCGGAGCCGCTGACCGACCTGTTCGATGGCGAGCGCCTGTTCCAGCTCTCCCGCGGTCGCTCCATGGCGGTCAAGCCGTTCATCATGGATAACGCGGTGGTGGTGGGCGTGGGCAATATCTACGCGACCGAGGCACTGTTTGCCGCCGGCATCGATCCGCGTCGGCCGGCCGGGGGCATTTCCCGGGCGCGTTACCTGAAGCTGGCCATCGAAATCAAACGCATCCTTGCCCATGCCATCGAGCGCGGCGGCACCACGTTGCGTGACTTCATCGGCGGGGATGGCCAGCCCGGGTACTTCCAGCAGGAACTGTTCGTGTATGGCCGGGGCGGGGAGCTTTGCAAGGTCTGCGGCAGCGGA
Encoded proteins:
- a CDS encoding type 1 glutamine amidotransferase domain-containing protein, which encodes MPGSLNSKRVAILVTDGFEQAELTGPKQALEQAGVKVDIVSASEGQVKGWNHDQPADDFPIDLTFKAANVDQYDAVVLPGGVQNSDTIRIDPDAQELVKGFEAAGKPIAVICHGGWLLVSSGLVKGKTLTSYKTLKDDLVNAGANWVDQEVVKDGTWISSRQPDDIPAFNRELINALSA
- the mutM gene encoding bifunctional DNA-formamidopyrimidine glycosylase/DNA-(apurinic or apyrimidinic site) lyase; translated protein: MPELPEVETTRRGIAPHLEGQRVSRVVVRDRRLRWPIPEDLDVRLSGQRIVLVERRAKYLLINAEVGTLISHLGMSGNLRLVEVGMPAAKHEHVDIELESGLALRYTDPRRFGAMLWSLDPLNHELLIRLGPEPLTDLFDGERLFQLSRGRSMAVKPFIMDNAVVVGVGNIYATEALFAAGIDPRRPAGGISRARYLKLAIEIKRILAHAIERGGTTLRDFIGGDGQPGYFQQELFVYGRGGELCKVCGSGLREIRLGQRASVWCPRCQS
- a CDS encoding HDOD domain-containing protein, encoding MPPQPQIMVDLQMEQYMPDPDLETIAKLISQDPGLSGALLKIVNSPYYGLRNKITSIQRAVNLLGSRSIINLINAQSIKGELHDDAIVTLNRFWDTAQDVAMTCLTLAKRVGLENGDEAYAMGLFHDCGVPLMLKQFPNYMSVLEQAYASASAECRVVDTENRVFNTNHAVVGYYTSKSWRLPDHVSQAIANHHNALAIFSDESSRNNSPLKNLLAILKMSENICASHRVLGNQAEDHEWECVGALVLDYLGLSEYDFQTQKQEIRDLASR
- a CDS encoding class I SAM-dependent rRNA methyltransferase; its protein translation is MSLPSLRLKANADRRLRAGHLWVYSNEIDVAATPLHGFKAGDQAILEAAGGKPLGIVAMSPNNLICARLLSRDVKLPLDKSLLVHRLNVALSLRERLFDKPFYRLVYGDSDLLPGLVVDRFGDILVVQIASATMEAHKDDVIAALTQVLKPSGILFKNDSAARDAEGLNRYVETVFGLVPEWVALEENGVKFEAPVMEGQKTGWFYDHRMNRARLAPYAKGKRVLDLFSYIGGWGVQAAAFGASEVFCIDASAFALDGVERNAALNGFAEKLTCIEGDVFEALKELKASEERFDVIVADPPAFIKRKKDLKNGEGAYRRLNEQAMRLLSKDGILVSASCSMHLPEDDLQNILLTSARHLDRNIQLLERGGQGPDHPVHPAIAETRYIKSITCRLLPNS